A single Acidobacteriota bacterium DNA region contains:
- a CDS encoding HAD-IA family hydrolase has product MNGRRGESPVATRRDGRPRLRGVSLDATGTLIACPRRGEIYAEVLARHGLVLPAADIERGFLTAWREFECRLARGEDRYNSHPNGARGFWGDLLERMCLLLEREAPGPFAVAELFARFERADAWELRPGCRKVLSELRRRDLRVAVTSNWDRRLPRVLANLGLGRYLDAVICSEEVGSAKPAEPIFLAACWELELQPASVLHVGDAKVEDREGALAAGLEALWLNPAGGDIGSLEDLLDYVPRIAHVESTRSPTT; this is encoded by the coding sequence TTGAACGGGCGCCGGGGAGAGAGTCCCGTCGCCACGCGTCGCGACGGCCGGCCGCGGCTCCGGGGCGTCTCGCTGGACGCGACCGGAACGCTGATCGCCTGCCCTCGTCGCGGTGAGATCTACGCCGAAGTCCTCGCCCGCCACGGTCTCGTACTCCCAGCCGCCGACATCGAGCGGGGCTTTCTGACCGCCTGGAGAGAGTTCGAGTGCCGCCTCGCCCGCGGCGAGGACCGGTACAACAGCCATCCGAACGGAGCTCGCGGTTTCTGGGGCGATCTGCTGGAGCGCATGTGTCTCCTGCTCGAGCGGGAGGCGCCGGGACCCTTCGCCGTCGCGGAACTGTTCGCCCGCTTCGAGCGCGCCGACGCCTGGGAACTCCGGCCCGGCTGCCGGAAGGTCCTCTCGGAGCTGCGTCGCCGGGACCTCCGCGTCGCGGTAACGAGTAACTGGGACCGGCGCCTGCCGCGGGTGCTGGCCAACCTCGGACTCGGGCGTTACCTCGACGCCGTGATCTGTTCGGAGGAAGTGGGCTCGGCGAAACCGGCCGAGCCGATCTTCCTCGCCGCCTGCTGGGAGCTGGAGCTTCAGCCGGCCTCCGTGCTCCACGTCGGCGATGCGAAGGTCGAGGACCGCGAAGGAGCGCTGGCGGCCGGCCTCGAGGCGCTGTGGCTGAACCCTGCGGGCGGCGATATCGGCTCGTTGGAAGATCTGCTCGACTACGTGCCGCGAATAGCGCACGTTGAGAGCACGCGTTCTCCGACTACATGA
- a CDS encoding NUDIX hydrolase translates to MKVRPWQVEVARTEFDHPLLQLEAQELRAGADRRQAVVLRSADWVNVIPLIEAEPGADGKGATVVFIRQWRFGRAAESLEIPGGIVEPGEDGGVAAARELHEETGYRAGTIERLGEVEPNPAILDNVCSLWLARDLVHTGDPIGDGSEEIEVVHVPLREVPERIASGEISHSLVVTAFYFFARRYGFS, encoded by the coding sequence ATGAAGGTCCGTCCCTGGCAGGTCGAGGTCGCGCGCACCGAGTTCGACCACCCCCTTCTGCAGCTCGAGGCGCAGGAGCTGCGCGCCGGCGCCGACCGGCGTCAGGCGGTCGTCCTGCGGTCGGCGGACTGGGTCAACGTGATTCCGCTGATCGAGGCGGAACCCGGGGCGGACGGCAAGGGCGCGACGGTCGTGTTCATCCGCCAGTGGCGCTTCGGCCGCGCCGCCGAGTCGCTGGAGATCCCCGGCGGCATCGTCGAGCCGGGCGAGGATGGGGGAGTCGCCGCGGCGCGGGAGCTCCACGAGGAGACCGGATACCGGGCGGGAACGATCGAACGGCTGGGAGAGGTCGAGCCGAACCCCGCGATCCTGGACAACGTCTGCTCGCTCTGGCTGGCCCGCGACTTGGTCCACACCGGCGACCCGATTGGGGACGGCAGCGAAGAGATCGAGGTGGTTCACGTGCCGCTGCGGGAGGTTCCGGAACGCATCGCCAGCGGCGAGATCAGCCATTCCCTCGTCGTTACGGCCTTCTACTTCTTCGCCCGCCGGTACGGTTTCTCTTGA
- a CDS encoding glycosyltransferase family 9 protein, translating into MTATEQKPHRPLRVLLVRLSAIGDCLHAAPVASALRRAHPDAFIGWAIQEPAAILLRGYTGVDRFHLYPRRTRGVGAHLDALRRFRRELRSCRYDVAVDVQGLTKSGLVAWWSGAGERVGFRGGPAMGSREVNALFLNRRFVVGLGVRHVVDRNLALLSASGLVVDEHPVAEWRLPDYAEPGPLSFLERHDLSVGRYAVVSPGTIWRTKHWPPRHFAAAVRRLGSERGLPVVVAWAGEEERRAAEEIVTVAGDGCRVLPAPPTDLRELATLLGRAALFLGCDSGPAHLAAALGVPCVSAFGPTDPARNGPYGPRSAAVQLDQPLDCQPCWRRTCSRGDFACMERLDADRVVAACLTRLDTA; encoded by the coding sequence ATGACCGCCACGGAGCAGAAACCGCACCGGCCGCTCCGCGTCCTGCTCGTTCGCCTTTCCGCGATCGGCGACTGCCTCCATGCGGCTCCGGTGGCGTCGGCGCTCCGCCGCGCTCATCCGGACGCGTTCATCGGCTGGGCCATCCAGGAACCGGCCGCGATCCTGCTGCGTGGCTACACCGGCGTCGACCGCTTCCACCTGTATCCGCGACGGACCCGTGGCGTCGGCGCCCATCTCGACGCGCTCAGGCGCTTTCGCCGCGAACTCAGGAGCTGCCGGTACGACGTCGCGGTCGACGTCCAGGGCCTCACGAAGAGCGGCCTGGTCGCCTGGTGGAGCGGCGCCGGGGAGCGGGTCGGCTTCCGCGGCGGGCCGGCGATGGGCAGCCGCGAAGTGAACGCCTTGTTCCTCAACCGGCGCTTCGTCGTCGGCCTGGGGGTGAGGCACGTCGTCGACCGCAATCTGGCCCTGCTGAGCGCTTCGGGGCTGGTCGTCGACGAGCACCCGGTCGCGGAGTGGCGGCTGCCCGACTACGCCGAGCCCGGGCCGCTCTCTTTCCTCGAGCGCCATGATCTGAGCGTTGGCCGCTACGCGGTGGTGTCGCCCGGAACGATCTGGCGCACGAAGCACTGGCCTCCGCGGCACTTCGCGGCGGCCGTCCGGCGCCTCGGGAGCGAGCGCGGCCTGCCGGTCGTCGTCGCCTGGGCGGGCGAAGAGGAGCGACGGGCGGCCGAGGAGATCGTCACGGTCGCCGGGGACGGCTGCCGTGTCCTGCCGGCGCCGCCGACCGACCTCCGCGAACTGGCGACGCTGCTGGGGCGGGCCGCCCTGTTCCTGGGCTGCGACTCCGGTCCCGCCCACCTGGCGGCTGCCCTGGGCGTTCCCTGCGTTTCGGCGTTCGGCCCGACCGATCCTGCCCGCAACGGTCCCTATGGGCCGCGGTCGGCTGCGGTACAGCTCGATCAGCCGCTGGACTGCCAGCCGTGCTGGCGCCGCACCTGCAGCCGCGGAGACTTCGCCTGCATGGAGCGGCTCGATGCCGACCGCGTCGTGGCAGCCTGTCTGACCAGGCTGGACACGGCATAA